GAAATCAATGACTCTGTTCTACAAAATATTCAAGATCGAGAAAGAATAATGTGGATGTATGAAAACAGCGTTACGCTCGCAGAAAAAGCTAGTGCAATACAAAATAAATTAATGGCGTGTGGCATCAATACTGTGTTGATACAAGAAAAAAATGGATCGTGGAAGACCAGCTAACTCCACAATTTATGTATGGCAGAAGTATACTCGTTATACTTTTCAAAATTAGACTTCTTTTTAAAACTTACTGCCAAGTTTAGGCAAGTGCAGGAAAATACAGCGCGCGCTTGGAACATAAAATGCATCAGAAGTACACGAACATCTGAAGGCAAATGATATGATCAAGCAATTGGCCACTGGAACAAACGTTTGAAGAAGAAGTCTATTAGCACCTTTTTTAGAACGCTCCTTATATATTTGTTTTATACATGCGCCTATAAATTCAATACCAACTCTTCATTTACCTGCGGTATACCAAAATGATATTTAGCGACTAATGAATAAAATATCCTTTAGTATCACACTAAATTCGATTAGTATCTGTTTCCACTCTAAAAAGCATATCTGTTGTAAGATACACAAATTAAACATTATATTATTTATTTGCCAAATAATACCAGAGCAATAAAATAGCGATCAAAGCACAAGATCCTAAATTTCTTTTAAAAATCATTCGTAACAACGCAATACATATAATTCCATACTATAAACATTGAATGAATTCTATTTGTAATATTTAATCATAAATATAAGCCTATTACGCAATTCAGCTTTTGGATTTTGGGTGATTTCTTGAAAGTTTGATGTTATAATGCCCAAGCTATGTAGTAGTACTGAAAATCGATCATTAGAACTCTAGATCATAATTAATATATAATCGTTTTGGTCATTCATACCTTTTTAATACATATTTCAGTGACTATTTTCTAAAATCTTGCGCAGCGAAATAATAAATGAGGTTATACAATGAATACAAATGTTCATTTTATAGAAATGTTGAGAAACGGTGTCATTATGGATGTAATGACAAAAGAACAAGCAGTTATAGCTGAGAAAGCCGGAGCAAGTGCAGTAATGGCTCTTGAAAGAGTTCCTGCACTCATCATAAAAGAAGGCGGAATTGCAAGAGCAAGTGACACTGCAATGATTCAAGAGATACAGAGTGCCGTCTCAATTCCTGTAATGGCGAAATGTAGAATAGGACACTTTGTTGAGGCACAAATATTAGAGGCACTTGATGTTGATTGTATAGATGAGAGTGAAGTATTAACAAAGACAGACGAGAGTGCATACATCAATAAGAAAAAATTCATTACGCCATTTGTGTGCGGATGCACAAGCCTTTGGGATGCACTAAGAAGAATAGACGAAGGAGCATCATTAATTCGTTGCAAAGGACAAGCAGGCACCGGAAATATTGCAGAGGCTGTAAAACACTTGAAAGAAGTAACATCAGCAATCAATACATTGCAATATATCACAGACGCAGAAGTTAGAGATTTAGCTTCTCACAAAAGAGTACCACTTGACCTTTTGATGGCTACTAAAAATGCTAAAAAATTGCCAGTGCCATTTTTCGCAGCTGGTGGGATTGCAACTCCAGCAGATGCCGCACTTTGCATGGCTCTCGGTGCAGAAGCAGTTTTTGTTGGAAGCGGAATTTTCCTTAGTGAAAATCCAGAAAAGCGGGCAAACGCCATAGTACAAGCTGTAAACGACTGGAATAATCCTAAACTACTTGCAAAAATTTCTGCAAACTTAGGCGTTCCTATGAGGTAAATGCTTAAATTGAAATAAATATGTTACATTTAACGATTGTAGTTCCACATCTAATTTTAAGAAATGGTGATAAGGTATTTTTATCCAGGCGCAGTCAAACTCAGAGATTTTGGCCAGGACGCTGGCATTGCGTTACTGGAACAATCGAAGATGGTGAAACTCCACAACAAGCTATAATGCGGGAAACTATTGAAGAAATTGGTATACACTTAGATGTTCCACCCAAATTAGTAGTTGTGGTTTCACTAGCAGATAGTAATAATTTTATCGAACCTGGATCCATTTTTCGATCAATTGAAATGTTTTTCCTGGCTGAACTACCAAATGGACAAATCCCGAAAAATAGAGAACCTACTAAACAAGATGCCATTGATTGGTTCTCTATCACCAACCTACCAGAACCAATAATTCCTGTTGTGAAATTTGGATTTGACAGCTTCTTGCGTAAAGAGAGTTATGGCGAATTTTACAATATATAGAAAATCGCCTGCGTCATAACTACGCGCGTGAATTTTAACTGCATGATTTTTTATAGTACAATTGAATTTCTGAGTCATATATTGTATATATTCGCGAAGAAATTAACTAGGTAATACTTAAAAATCAAGCCAAAAAGGTCCGCACAACTGGCTTTGCCTGCAGTGTCTATCACGCGATTTACCAATTATTTTATAATTGGCAAATCGTCTAAATATATTTTCACCAACCTAGAGAGAGATAACTAATAACTAATACCAACTCCCACAAATAACAGCATATATTTGCTGCATATTTTTTAAAAAATTTAAGATGAGATTTAAGCAAGCTGTACTATAAGTACAGCGGCCATGCGCGTGCTTAAATTTTTACAAAAGACGAAGATCAGATGTTCTGTTATTTGTGGAAGTTGGTATAATATGCATTTTTTCAATCTCAAGCAAACGCTAGAATGATATTTTAAATACGCCAAAATTTATCAAGATGAAAATCTACACGAACTATTTACTAAAACAGCTTCTGAAATACTGCCTTGTGCTCTGCACAGTATTTACCGCTATAGTTTGGGTAGTGCATACCTCACAACTCATGCAACTTATCGTCAATAAAGGTATTACTATCTATGATTTCTTTAAACTAGCCATGTATTTGTTACCCTACCTAAATTTCACAATATTACCACTTGGAACGCTAGCAGCGTCAACAATTGCACTAAGCAGATTATATGCAAATAATGAATTGTTGGTACTTCAAACTTCTGGCATTGGGAAGATAAGAATTGCCCTACCCTTCATGCTATTTGGCATCTTTATGACTATAATTGCATATTGTAGCTCATTTTATATTATGCCAAAATCATATAAAAAATTTAAGGATCTCTATTTTTTACTGCAGAATAACTATATATCAGCATTTTTAATAGAGAATTCATTTTCCAGCCAGATTCCAGGAATTACAATATATGTAGGGAATAAAATTGGAACTAATGCATTCTCTAATATTATGATATACGACGCCAGAGAAAAGCAAAATGCTGCAACCATTACAGCAAGATATGGAGAGTTTAATATAGATGGAAATGTTATAAATTTGTCAGTCAAAGATGGAACAAGTCAGCATAAAAATAGCACTAACAACAAAATTTCGATGATATCATTCGATCTATACTCCATGGAGATTGAACTTAGCAAGCAAAAACTACATAAATCGCAAGAGCCTTCAGAATTCTTTGTACAAGATATTATTAAATCTAACGATTTAGGAGTAGATTCTTCTATGCTAAAGGCTCATGCACACCAAAGAATTACATGGCCACTATTTTGCATAGTTTTCCCAATACTAAGCTGCATAATCTCTTTATATAGACATTGCAATAGAGAACATTATTGGAGAAGAACAGTTTTTATCATCATATACTCTATTATACTTGTCGGATGCGCTATACTTTTTAATAACATCACACTCACACATCCAAGTCTATTTTGGCTTGTCTATTTAAATGTTATAGCTCCAATCTCTATATGCGCTTTACTTTTCATAAAAGAAAGCTTCCAAGCTTTCAATGCTTCACGCTAAAATCAACATAACACAAGTTTGATGTGTGAAAATTCTTATAAAGCCAATTCTGGATAAGGCTATATTTTTTGGAAGTTATATAAGGTAGGTATACAATAGACCTCTTGCATAACCATATAAATTGATTAAAATCCTTGATTTTATCAAGGATAACATGAAGTTTGAAAACATCAAAGATGAATACGCAGAAGAGTTTCGCAGGCTTACTGGCATTAAACGAGGAACGTTTGAAGTTATACTAAGTATATTAAAAGAAGCTGAAGCTATTTTAAAGTCTCAAGGTGGAAAACCCAATAAATTGGCTTTAGAAGATCGATTACTCATGACGCTTGAGTACTTGCGTGAATACAGGACATATTTTCATATTTCCCGCAGTTATGGAATAAGTGAAAGTGCCTGTTATCGTAATATACGTTGGATTGAAGATACTCTAATTAAAGATAAACGATTTTCACTACCTGGACGTAAAGCATTACTAAAAAGCGATTCTGAATACGAACTTGTGTTAATTGATGCTACTGAAACACCGATAGAACGACCTAAAAAAAACAGAAGCACTTTTATTCGGGAAAAAAGAGGCGACATACTCTAAAAACTCAGCTTATTGTGGATAAAAGGAAAAAAGAAATCATTTGCACTAATTTTTCTAATGGCAAGCGTCATGATTTCAGGTTA
This region of Candidatus Lariskella endosymbiont of Epinotia ramella genomic DNA includes:
- the pdxS gene encoding pyridoxal 5'-phosphate synthase lyase subunit PdxS encodes the protein MNTNVHFIEMLRNGVIMDVMTKEQAVIAEKAGASAVMALERVPALIIKEGGIARASDTAMIQEIQSAVSIPVMAKCRIGHFVEAQILEALDVDCIDESEVLTKTDESAYINKKKFITPFVCGCTSLWDALRRIDEGASLIRCKGQAGTGNIAEAVKHLKEVTSAINTLQYITDAEVRDLASHKRVPLDLLMATKNAKKLPVPFFAAGGIATPADAALCMALGAEAVFVGSGIFLSENPEKRANAIVQAVNDWNNPKLLAKISANLGVPMR
- a CDS encoding NUDIX domain-containing protein, which encodes MLHLTIVVPHLILRNGDKVFLSRRSQTQRFWPGRWHCVTGTIEDGETPQQAIMRETIEEIGIHLDVPPKLVVVVSLADSNNFIEPGSIFRSIEMFFLAELPNGQIPKNREPTKQDAIDWFSITNLPEPIIPVVKFGFDSFLRKESYGEFYNI
- a CDS encoding LptF/LptG family permease, whose protein sequence is MKIYTNYLLKQLLKYCLVLCTVFTAIVWVVHTSQLMQLIVNKGITIYDFFKLAMYLLPYLNFTILPLGTLAASTIALSRLYANNELLVLQTSGIGKIRIALPFMLFGIFMTIIAYCSSFYIMPKSYKKFKDLYFLLQNNYISAFLIENSFSSQIPGITIYVGNKIGTNAFSNIMIYDAREKQNAATITARYGEFNIDGNVINLSVKDGTSQHKNSTNNKISMISFDLYSMEIELSKQKLHKSQEPSEFFVQDIIKSNDLGVDSSMLKAHAHQRITWPLFCIVFPILSCIISLYRHCNREHYWRRTVFIIIYSIILVGCAILFNNITLTHPSLFWLVYLNVIAPISICALLFIKESFQAFNASR
- a CDS encoding IS5 family transposase (programmed frameshift) yields the protein MKFENIKDEYAEEFRRLTGIKRGTFEVILSILKEAEAILKSQGGKPNKLALEDRLLMTLEYLREYRTYFHISRSYGISESACYRNIRWIEDTLIKDKRFSLPGRKALLKSDSEYELVLIDATETPIERPKKKQKHFYSGKKRRHTLKTQLIVDKRKKEIICTNFSNGKRHDFRLFKESGVHIHPEIKVLTDTGYQGIDKLHYNSELPKKKTKKRPLSRKDKKKNRQLSSERVLNENVIGMIKRFKIIADRYRNRRKRFGLRFNLLAGIYNFEL